cagctctgtaatagactttgaagtcagggatggtaatgcctccagaagatcctttattgtataggattgttttggctatcctgggttttttgtttttccatataaagttgattattgtcctctccaggtctgtgaagaattttgatgggatcttaatggggattgcattgaatctataaattgcctttggtagaattgccatttttactatgttgatcctcccaatccaagagaaaGGGAGGTACATCCATTtattggtatcctcttcaatttctttcttcaatgccttaaagttcttgtcaaatagatctttcacttccttggttagatttaccccaagatattttatgctgtttgtggctatcgtgaatggagaagcttctctgatttccctctctgcttccatatcctttgtgtataagagggcgactgattttttggagttgatcttgtatcctgccacattactaaagctgtttatcagctgtaagagttctttggtggagttttgggggtcgcttatgtacactatcatatcatctgcaaataacgaaagtttaacttctttctttccaattcgaatccccttgatcccattatgttgtcttattgctattgctagaacttcaagcactatattgaagaggtatggagagagtggacagccttgtcgtgttcctgagttaagcaggatggctttgattttctctccatttaatttgatgttagctgtcggcttgctgtaaatagcttttattatatttaggtatgacccttgtatccctaatctctccaagacttttaacataaatggatgttgaattttgtcaaatgctttttcagcatctaatgaaatgatcatatggtttatttctttcagtttatttatatgctggattacattgatagatttttgtatgttgaaccagccctgcatctcaggaatgaagcctacttgatcataatggataatttttctaatgtgttcttggattcggtttgccagtattttgttgaggatttttgcgtcgatattcatgagtgagattggccgtaattctctttcctgattgagtctttgtgtggttttggtatcagggtaactgtagcttcataaaaagaatttggtaatgacccttctgtttctatattgtggaatacgttgaggagtataggtattaggtcttcttcgaagttctggtagaattccacattgaaaccatctggccctgggctttttttggtagggaggtttttgataacagcttctaattcttcgcgactgacaggtctgtttagattgttcacctggtcctggtttaattttggcaaatggtatttatctaaaaaagtgtccatttcttttacattttccagtattgtggcatacaggcttttgtagtaagatctaatgactctctgaatttcctctgtgtgagtggttatgtcccccttttcatttctgatcttattaatttgcaaattttctctctgccgtttgactagtttggataggggtttgtcaatcttgttgattttctccaggaaccagctttttgattcattgattctttggattgttttctgtgtttctattttgttgatttcagccctcagtttgattatttccagtcttctactcctcctaggtgagtctgcttcttttttttctagagctttcaggtgggctgttaagtctccaatatgtgctttctctgttttctttaagtgggtacttagtgctatgaactttcctcttaggactgctttcatagcatcccataagttcgagtatgttgtttctttattttcattgaattcaaggaagactttaatttctttctttatttcttccttaatccaggtatggttcagtagttgactgtgcagtttccatgagtttgtaggctttctgggggtagccttcttgttgaattctaactttaatccatggtgatctgataagacacaggtggttactaatatttttttgtaactgtgtaagttagctttgttaccgagtatgtggtcaattttcgcgaaggttccatgagctgcagagaagaaggtatattctttcctctttgggtggaataatctatagatgtctgttaagtccatttgcttcattacctccattaattctctaatttctctgttaggttctttctgattgacctgtccattggtgagagaggagtgttgaagtctcctactattagtgtgtgcggtttgatggctgccttgaatttcagcaatgtttcttttacatacgtgggtgcttttatattaggggcatagatattcaggattgagacttctttcttatgaattgttcctgttatgagtataaaatgtctctctccatctcttctgatcgatttaagtttgaagtcaactttgttagaaattagtatggccacacctgcttgtttcttaacaagcatttgcttgataagccttttcccagccctttactctgagtaggtgcctgtctttgtggttgaggtgtgtttcttgtagacagcagaatgttggatcctgttttcgtatccaatctcttagcctgtgcctttttataggtgagttgagcccattgacattaagtgatattaatgatcagtggttgttaactccggtcacttttttagtagtagggtttgtgtgttttccttttttgagttgcactggtgaagggtctctagatgtctgagttattgtggtcattgttggactccttggttagtgattttccttcaattactttctgtaaggctggatttgtggctacgtattgtttaaatttgtttttatcctggaaaattttgtttttccattgatagtgaatgaaagcttggctggatatagtagtctgggcttgcatccttggtcttttagtttttgaagtacatctatccaggaccttctggctttcatggtttccatagagaagtcaggtgtaagtctcaTAGGTTTACCTtcataagtaacttggcctttttcatttgcggctcttaatattctttctttattctgtatattttgtgttttgattattatatggcgaggggatgtttttttttgatgcagcctatttggtgttctatatgcttcttgaaccttcatatgtacatccttcttcaggttgggaaagttttcttctataattttattaaaaatattttctggaccgttgagctgcactccttctccttcttctactccaattattcttaggtttggtctttttattgtgtcccaaatttcctgaatgttttgtgatgagaatttgttggttttgctgttttctttgatcagtgtgtttattttctctatggtatcttcagtgtctgatattctctcttctatctcttgtaatctgttgttagtacctgtctctgtcgttcctgttcatttacccagattttccatctccattcttccctcggtttgtgctttcttcattgcttccatttcattcttcatgtcttgaaccgcttccctaacctgtttgattgctttttcttgtttctcttggttttcttgcatgtctttgagcaatttattcatttcctctacctttttgtttgtaatctctaattgtttatggcagtttttcacctcctgtttaaggtcctctattattttcatatagttaacttttgagtcgatttcttctatttcttcaggagtagggtgtacaattcttcttatttcgggatccctggtttctggtggtgttatgttgcctttcaggttgttggaggaattcttgtattggcgccttctcatctcttccttcaaatggagccaggagaggcctggtctcttggtccagtctttgctgtgattgactctctgggtatatctcttcagtgtagaagtaggaaccgttcccgacccGAACAACACTATTTGGACtcatcaggtgtgtgtgtgtgtgtgtgtgtgtgtgtgtggtctacatgtgtaataataattaaagcaTGAGAGAGCATGGATTTATGAGGGAGTGGGAGGCATGAGAAGAGTTTCAAAGGGGAGCGGGTAGGATGTAAGTAACGTGAATACAGTCGTCATGTATAAAAttcccaaaaggaaaataaaaaaagcatgaaatttatttttgttttttatagggGCCTATCATCAAGAgtctttggatattttaaagagctgatgaatttttatttttttctgcttccaattcttttcttttatttaaaaaaacaaaaataaaaacaaaaacaagctatcttttttcattttacataccaatcccagttcccacttcctctcctcctcccatgcccTCCACCGTTCCCTCTACCCCAccaccccatctactcctcagagagggtaaagcacattgctctgaggaagaaccaaggtcctccctactatatgtaggctgagcaaggtattcatccaagtAAATGGGTTTTAGagaagccagtacatacagtaggaataaatcctgttCCCACTGTCAGTGTCCcgtagtctgccccagccataccactgtcattcacattcagaaggtctagtttgatcctatgctggttccttccctgtctgctgGAGTTGGTGATTTCCCCttagctcagataaactgtttcagtgggtgtccccatgatggtcttaacctctttgctcatatttttactcctcctactcttcagctggactttgggagctcagcccagtgctcctctGAGGGTCTCTgccttgcctctgtttccatcagttgctggatgaaggttctatgaggacatttaagatagtcattaatCTAACTACTGGGCaaagccagtttgggcaccctctccactattgcttaaagtcttagctggggtcatccttatggattcctgggaatttccctagtgccaggttgttgaaataggagtggaAGGGttgcttcctgccacctggctagctttacccgaaataattacacagaaactgtattctttcaacactgcttggcctattagttttaacctcttattggctagctcttacatattgatctaacccatttctaataatctgtgtaacacaaggtggcttaccagaaaagatcttaacctgcgtctgtctggagcaggagaatcatggcgactgcctgactcagcttctttctcccagcaccaGGTAGAAGTACTACAATACTGCCTGTTTAttgccagtctaaaccttaattgtgctgttattatggtaatttaGATGGTTCCCGCCTGAGGTCAGCACAATGTAGCATGGAGCAGCCAGCTCCTGcatcagatccatttggtgcgcCTGAGCtgtgcacagttccaggcacacagcaagtccatattggagccacactcagcagtttaattctgagactgagcgtgcagcacagaaactcttttcatacaagttacagccaaatctgacaagcagagcactgcgcagtctgaaaacatctctgcatatggcggcaggaatccccATGCTCTCCCGcttgcctaagcctgattctgccttctgcccaggtgcaggcggggagtaCTGAGCCATCAGtacagtctcagagcactctccttccaatcccaagtggggacacaaacatccagtcccataaaagccattgaaatgctttaaagccagagtttgcactggctgcacagccccaggaagctgtgctttaaaatgacagctttttttctgctgctgttgctgaataaggaaatctctctacggcatgccacaaacaaacagcaaaaatgtgcattaaactctgttttttctctgtttaaaattaagctcccTCAGGTTTTGTGTGGCGTTTGTTATCACGTTGGGTAtcactctgttgaaataggagtggcagggctgcttcccgccaccccgctagctttacctgaaataattacacagaaactgtattcttttaaacactgcttgacccattatttttaacctcttattggctagctcttacatattgatctaacccatttctaataatctgtgtaacaccacaagatggcttactaggaaagatcttaacctgcgtctgtctggagcaggagaatcatggcgactgcctgactcggcttctttctcccagcattctgttttgtctactctgcctatctatgctgctgtcctatcaaaagggccaagtcagtttctttattaaccaatgaacgTAACTCTCCTCCAtcaccaggtttcttgctagctgcTTCATGACTCCCTCAATCAGGATATCTCTTTACTTGCTCCCCATCTCTGTACTTCTGCCATCTtcactatcccattccctcaagttttcctctcccctcccccttttccattcttctccccttctgccctcttttctcccccactcccatgttcccagttttctcaggagatcttgtctatttccccttcccatggggatctatatatgtttctcttagggttctcattgttatTTAACTTCTCTTGGGTTGTGGACTATGGATCAcggaatttttaaaactttgaaaatttaaaataatgtggGAGTTTTAAACATTGGACTGTATTTTATAACATTATATTAATATGAGGGCTTAGGGACAAACATAGTACATGTTATTTAATAGTAaccgtgtgtcaagttgacaggggATCATGTGTATTgtctagtttttgtcaacttgacataaattAGAGTCACTGAGGATTAACTTCCATTGAACTGTCCCCTGGGCATGTCTGTGCCACATTTTTGTAATTAATGATTGATATTGGAGGGCCattcccattgtgggtggtgctacccctgggcaggtggtcttgggtttcagaagaaaacaagctgagcacgCCATGgaaagcaagacagtaagcatactccttcatggtctctgaTTCAGTTTCTGACTCCAGTTTCCTCCCTTAAGATCCTGTCTTGGCTCTCTTGTTTGATGGATTACAATCTGTACACCAAGTAATCCCTTTCCttcctaaattgcttttggttatggtgtttgcCATAGCAACAGGAAATGTAAATATCACAGTTTGTGCCAACATGTTCTTCTATTTTGTTAATGAAACATGATCTTGCTATGGAGCCAAAATATCTTGAAATTCTAATCCTCCTGTCCCATTTCCCAGGTTCTGGGAATGTGGTCATGTTCCAATATGCCTGTACCCACATTTTTATCTTAATTGATCCAATAATTGTACATAATCAAGAGATACAGGGTAGCATTCAGTATATGAATACAATGCATATTATCTCAAGGTAATTGTCATCAGTATCAtttcaaatgtttattgaatTTTTATGTTGGAAACATTCACATTTTGGCTGCCTTGCATGAAACAGAATTAACACATATCAGACatatttatcttatttcattATCAAACACAGAATTTTAGTAACTACCCAACTGTACCCCTTGTAAACATTAACCAtattctttctgctttcctttctggTAACAATTATCCTAGTCATTATTTCAAACTTTCTACACATAATTGAGAGGATGCAGTATTTGAGTTCCCATGActgcttattttatttaacacaaTATTCTCCAATTTTATCCACCTTGCTCTAAGTTAAACAATTTAATTACTTTTATGGTTGAATAATATTCTACAGTATAGATACACACTCAAATGCATTTTGTttagttaaatttaaaattttatgttttcaaaaactTCTGTAAGGAATGTTTCATATCTTTGTTTCTCAGACTGTAGATCACAGGATTAATGAGTGGAGTAACCACGGAATAAAACAGAGTCACAAGTTTCTGCATTCCAGCTTCATGCTCAGATGTTGGGCTCAGATACATGACCATCACTGAGCCATAAAAGAGTGAAACTACTGTCACATGGGGTCCACAAGTGGAcaaagcctttcttcttccatctcttgaaGGAAATCTGAACACAGCTCGCAAGACCAATATATAAGATCCCATGAtgcagagaaaaggaacaaagaggAGCAGAGAACTTAGTATTGCCCAGAAAAATTCCATCAGTGGGGCTCTGGAACAGGTAAGGGCTAACAGAGGACCAGGGTCACATAGGAAGTGGTCTATAATCCTGGACCCACAGAAGGACATCtgggagatgatgatgatgggaaCGGGGAACCAGAGGAAACCAAGCACCCAGCAACTGATCACCAGGATGTTACAGAGGCGCCCAGTCATAAGAGCAGGATAGTGTAGAGGCCTGCAGATGGCAAGGTAGCGATCAAAGGCCATAACTGCCAGGAAAAAGCATTCTGTAGAAcccaaggagaagaagaaatagaactgCAGGAAGCACCCAGAGAAGGAGATGACCTTGGTGTCAGAGAGGAAGTTGGCCAGCATGTTGGGGACCGTGGAGGTGACATACCAGATCTCCAGGAAGGAGAAGTTGGCCAGCAGGAGGTACATGGGGGTGTGGAGTTTCTGATCCCAGCGCACAGCACAGATGATGGAAGCATTGCCCATGAGTGTGAGGAGGTAGACAACAAAGAATAGCACAAAGAGGAGGATCTGCCCTTCTCTTGGGCAGGGGAAACCCAGGAGGATGAAGCCAGAGATGGTGCTGGAGTTACTTGCTCTGCTGAGGGTTTTCATCTGTCTGTGAGCTGTAAAGCACCAGAAATGGTTGAATATTCTAGAAATAGCTGAGGGTGTTAAATTCTgcccaaacaggaagcagaatagTTTGCATATCATGTACTCATTATGAAGAAGGGAAATTCTTTGTCTCGGTGATGGAGCTCATGTTCCAGTCAATAGCTCTGCTCTCATCCCCACAGTGGTGGCCCTGGTTAAACCCAGTGAGCCACACAGCAGAAACACATGATGGTGGCAGAGGACTGTTGATGAGAAGGAGGTTGTTAGGGAGAAGGGATAAAAGAAGGTGGGGCACTGAGTGTGAAAAGAATGCATTATAGGCATGTATGAAACTCCAAAATAACAAactaataaatactttaaatacTTAAACATATTTGTCAAATTTTGCAAATTATACAAAATTTCAGCATGTGTCTGATCTTCCAACTTCTATATTTATAGTTAAGTGAATAACTGATGGTACAGTCAGAACTGCCCGAAGTTTGGTGAGTTTACTCTAATACTGTTTTGTAATTAGTTGGAATCCAAGATCTGTCTCTTCTGGAAAACACTGGATATTCCTCACACAGTGACTACTTGGTGGTCTATAAGAATAAAACACAgtctcctttgtccccatagcctgcctgcagcaagcagggtgggccctttgtttgcgagctaaccaagcagcatggagtttcgatctgggcacctagtgaaacatcattgtggtgagtgagtgctgcagcacccgggaacagcctgcctacacttcctggtcatcctacaggggctatactgcccgatacctcctctctcttcctatcccatccagcttacatccagattcccccaccccctgtctccctccatccctcccttctttggcggcatagcacctcccagatCAGCCTGCTTGGGTGCTGGTACCAAACCTGAagcagagggcaaaggggagggcggtagctcctttgtctccatagcctgcctgcagcaagcagggtgggccctttgtttgtgagctaaccaagcagcaaggagatccgatctggacaccaggagacaCATCACTGGGGAGtaacatcactgggaaggtacatcagtgggcaagaagacctgatcctgtaaaagaagatccataggagagtattgggaggaagagatggggagatgccaatgcaagaattcacccaacaatcctgagtgaggtatcccagacccaaaaagatgaacatgggatgtattcactcataattggtttctagccataaataggggtcacggagtctacaataggtgaacctaaagaagctaagtaagaaggtgaacccaaggaaaaacatatagttatcctcttggctaagggaagtagacaaaattgccggggagaaaattggcatcttgggggtggggtgggatgggggtaaggggagatgaggagagaaaaggtagaagggaaggagggggggacttggggaaacaggaggatcgggataaaggacgGTTGGATAGGGTtgctcggaaccacaattcttagttaagggagccactttagggttggcaagagacctgaccctagaggggctcccaggtgcccaagctgaggtcccccagtgagttccttgggcagctgaggatagggaacctgaaatgaccctatcctagagcaatactgacgaatatcttgcatatcaccatagaaccttcatctgttgatggatggagatagagacagagacccacacaggagcactggactgagatcccaaggtcccaatgaggagcagaaggagggagaacatgagcaaagaagtcgggaccacgaggggttcacccacccactgagactttggagctgatctactgggagctcacccaaggccagctggactgttactgaaataacatgggataaaactggactctcggaacatggcgaacaatgagggctgatgagacgccaaggacaatggcacgcggttttgatcctatgcaatgtgctggcttggtgggagcctagccagtttggatgttcaccttcctagatatggacggaggggggaggacctaggacttaccacagggcaggaaccctgactgctctttggactggagagggagggggagaggagtggggggagggggagaaggg
Above is a window of Microtus pennsylvanicus isolate mMicPen1 chromosome 15, mMicPen1.hap1, whole genome shotgun sequence DNA encoding:
- the LOC142835675 gene encoding olfactory receptor 11G2-like — translated: MKTLSRASNSSTISGFILLGFPCPREGQILLFVLFFVVYLLTLMGNASIICAVRWDQKLHTPMYLLLANFSFLEIWYVTSTVPNMLANFLSDTKVISFSGCFLQFYFFFSLGSTECFFLAVMAFDRYLAICRPLHYPALMTGRLCNILVISCWVLGFLWFPVPIIIISQMSFCGSRIIDHFLCDPGPLLALTCSRAPLMEFFWAILSSLLLFVPFLCIMGSYILVLRAVFRFPSRDGRRKALSTCGPHVTVVSLFYGSVMVMYLSPTSEHEAGMQKLVTLFYSVVTPLINPVIYSLRNKDMKHSLQKFLKT